The DNA segment ACAGACATGTATATCCTGCCACGATAAACCGGGATGGTCTACCAGTCCTCATAATACAGACACAAGAACATATACAGATACTGGAGTAAATCAACACTACGGAGAAGGCTCCCCCGTATCTGTAGCTGATCTTGGATGTGGAAACTGCCATAAGCCCCATAACACACCTCCTTACCCTCCTTCTGGCAAACCTCTTTTAAGGAAACCTGAAGAGCAGACATGTTTCAAAGGAGCAGCTGGACAGAGTAATCTAGCTCCGTGTCACGGAGCTGGTGGAGCTAAGGATATAGAATCTCTGCTGCCTCCAGACAGAACTTACGGACATCCTGTTAAAACAATATCTGATATACATACAATAATGGATGTACTTTACGGATTTACATCAACAGAGGTAGATCCTGCTTCTTCGTTCTCTGTAAAATTCTCTGACTCCAAGCATGCAGAATGTATGGATTGTCATAATCCTCACAAAGCATCTCCCGGAACACACGCACAGAATGCAGATCCTTCTGGGTGGTATCCACAAAACCCAACTAATCTTGTTTCGAATGTCCTTGCAGGTGTTTATGGAGTTGAACCTTTATGGCCTTCAGCAAGATGGACACAACCTTCTACCTATACAACGAAAGCAGAGGCTGAAAAAGAGTATCAAATATGTATGAAGTGTCACTCAAGATGGGGTCTTGGGGATAGCCCAAACGGAGACTGTACCACACAGTTTACATCAGACCAGTCAGGTATCAAGCTGACAGACCAGTCCTGTGAGTTTAATCCTTATAACAGGTCTGCCCACCCTGTTGTAATGACAACAAATGAGATGCTTGCCCTTGGAGGTAGATATGCAGATCCATTAACACCATCGCAGCTTTTACCTCCGTGGAATACCAATGTAGGAAACCAGACGATGTACTGTACTGATTGTCATGGGGCAGATGCTGAAGATGGTGTTGACCCGAGGGGTCCCCACGGCTCGACTCACAAATTTATGCTAAAAGGTCCAAACACAAACTGGCCTACCAAAACAGATGGAACACTGTATACAACAGGGGATGTAAAAGACGGAACTACAGATGGTCTTTTCTGTACTAACTGTCACGACCTTACACAGGCAGATCCTCATATGATCACAAGACCTATGGCTATGTATTCTATAGCGTGTGTTGAATGCCATGTGGCTGTTCCCCACGGTTCACCAATATCAAGACTTATTGGGTATAGAACTATGCCGGAGCCTTACAACTACAACTACAATGGCACACTCATGTTAAAACTTGACGGTTTTGTATGGAATACAGTAGTACAGAGAAGAGATGCATATTCTACAGATAACAACTGTGATTGCCATTGGAACGCAGGAGGATATGATACCTATCCGTAAGATAGCTTTTATTCAGGCTTTTGTATATATGCTTTTTTCCCTTTCATTTGGAGGGATGGGGGATGTTGAAAAGATAAAGGAGAGTATTCTTACGTATAACAGAATAGTAATGGAAGAGTCTAAAAAGGAAAGACACAGAGATGTCAGAACTTTTGTTAGGATGATGGAAGATATAGCAGTTCCCCGTATTGCACAGAAGCTGTATATATGGATACAGTCCTGGCATGAAAATGGGCTTTTTATGGACTCAAAGATAAAGAAAATCGAATTCGTAAAAGTAAAGCTTGCCAAAAATGGAGCGATAGCTTTAACAGAAGAGTGGTGGAAGTATAAGTATATAGATAAAAGAATAAATAAAATAGTTCATCCAGAAACTGATGTATTTTACAGAGTAGAGTACAGACTTAAAAAAAGAAAAGATGGAAAATGGCTTATAACAAAAATAAAAGTTTTGGAAGAAAAACAATCTCAGGAGGGTAAAAGATGAAAAGATTAGCAGCAGGGTTACTGATGGGAATATCTTTAATAAGCTACTCATCATTTGGGGCTGTAGACGGGGCAGAGATTTTCAAGAAAAACTCCTGTCCTATCTGTCATAAGGAAACAAAAGATGCAATAGGCCCATCCTTAAAAACAATAGCCGAGTTTTATAAGAATAACCCGAAACAGCTTGAACTTTTCTTTAAAGGTCAGGCTGATCCTATTGTATGGCCAGACAGATTTGATATGATGAAAACCCAGATGGGTAAATTCAGGGCTATGAGCGATGAAGAGCTGAAAGCTCTTATTGATTTTATACTAAGACATTAAAAAAAGCCCATTTAAGGGGCTTTTTTTATTTATCATGACATGTTCTACACAGATTACTGTTTGTATTACCGTCTCCAGATCTCAGGAATCGTGGGGCATTAAGGTGTGGGTTATGGCAGCTTACACATTCTATTTTTCCACCTCTTAGAAGATCTCCAATTGTTGGTCCGGGATTTCCGTCTTTATCTCCGGCAATATTCCATCCTGCAGGTAGAGGTGTGTTCGTTGGTTTTAAAGATGCAGGTGGATTTGTATCATCTCCTCTGTAAACGACACCGATCGGGTGGTCATCTCTCAGATCGTAATTACCACCTGCTCCGTTTTTACCTATAGCGAACGGCCAAGGCATTCTCCACAGACTTGTAGTTCCACTTCCCCTATAATCAATGATCTGACCAGCTGGATCCCAGCCTCCTGAACCGGGCTTGTTGATTATAACGTTTACACCACTTACACCGTCGTGACACGAAAGACACGCTCTTGATACATCTCCCGGC comes from the Persephonella hydrogeniphila genome and includes:
- a CDS encoding cytochrome c3 family protein, giving the protein MFLRNLVASLMCVTTFSYAGIELTKHNLSVSGPGTVKAVSETEICVFCHIPHHEKEGTPLWNRKMPTSVYTLYDSEFISRINYPTPQQPSEVEGQPGIVSRQCLSCHDGTVAIGAVYIVRGTELGNSVIQMQNVNPDGTLPSTLRTFIGTDLSIHHPVAIEYDPNIQKTFGDGSVKTIELRNPHPLPPIKLYTYGGKNYVECTSCHDPHKQNKQFLRVDVGNLAQDFKQTCISCHDKPGWSTSPHNTDTRTYTDTGVNQHYGEGSPVSVADLGCGNCHKPHNTPPYPPSGKPLLRKPEEQTCFKGAAGQSNLAPCHGAGGAKDIESLLPPDRTYGHPVKTISDIHTIMDVLYGFTSTEVDPASSFSVKFSDSKHAECMDCHNPHKASPGTHAQNADPSGWYPQNPTNLVSNVLAGVYGVEPLWPSARWTQPSTYTTKAEAEKEYQICMKCHSRWGLGDSPNGDCTTQFTSDQSGIKLTDQSCEFNPYNRSAHPVVMTTNEMLALGGRYADPLTPSQLLPPWNTNVGNQTMYCTDCHGADAEDGVDPRGPHGSTHKFMLKGPNTNWPTKTDGTLYTTGDVKDGTTDGLFCTNCHDLTQADPHMITRPMAMYSIACVECHVAVPHGSPISRLIGYRTMPEPYNYNYNGTLMLKLDGFVWNTVVQRRDAYSTDNNCDCHWNAGGYDTYP
- a CDS encoding c-type cytochrome — encoded protein: MKRLAAGLLMGISLISYSSFGAVDGAEIFKKNSCPICHKETKDAIGPSLKTIAEFYKNNPKQLELFFKGQADPIVWPDRFDMMKTQMGKFRAMSDEELKALIDFILRH
- a CDS encoding cytochrome c3 family protein, which codes for MKKKLIGAAVLGISMLSIAATEDIRATVHNLSTYSDPANGGTNEVCVFCHTPHGSNSDFTGAPLWNKPIDPTITFQVYGGGMTTGGTTVDQPGDVSRACLSCHDGVSGVNVIINKPGSGGWDPAGQIIDYRGSGTTSLWRMPWPFAIGKNGAGGNYDLRDDHPIGVVYRGDDTNPPASLKPTNTPLPAGWNIAGDKDGNPGPTIGDLLRGGKIECVSCHNPHLNAPRFLRSGDGNTNSNLCRTCHDK